A window of the Vespa velutina chromosome 7, iVesVel2.1, whole genome shotgun sequence genome harbors these coding sequences:
- the LOC124950361 gene encoding tRNA (uracil-5-)-methyltransferase homolog A isoform X1, which translates to MTDSETKETPTVEDTTEKNENDPYAYLERDNFTSEKFKVEVRGLPKYYGIGEFKKLLNEKLDLQTCKVKPPKQSSGWLYVCFRSEECRQRAISTLNGILWKNCKLSAQIAKPAPDPFVKRKLEENKSNKKLKNELYDPDMSAVDRIKFTTTPLWNMPYSSQLEFKQKEMRSVLMKIGQKMLEGNVHLSEWINSQKKLYENLPCELKPILHAESTEAYRNKCEFTIGKNIEGDKVIIGFRLSSYAAGCTAVGPIDDLCHIPKNMKTAVKTLEEFVQNSGLEPFNPVDHSGYWKQVTARTSRLNQLMLIVGINPQDLTIERLKELQNQLKEFFESGKGSTIDVTSLYFQTMENKSVGSESRNVLQHISGTEYIEEILLEKKFRISPQAFFQVNTLSAEVLYKAVIDMAEPTNDTTLLDICCGTGTIGLSFSKHCGEVLGVEVVSDAIKDAKQNAVQNGVTNCEFFVGKAEDILYPIIQRATKSRIVAVVDPPRAGIHQKTLLTLRKTRKLTRLVYISCDPRAAMRNLIDLSRPRSKQYYGEPFVPIKAIAVDMFPHTKHCELIICLERLSEVTNSNVNS; encoded by the exons atgaccgattctgaaacaaaagaaactcCAACAGTGGAGGATACAacggagaaaaatgaaaatgatccGTATGCGTATCTCGAAAGGGATAATTTCACATCAGAAAAATTTAAAGTTGAAGTGCGTGGTTTGCCAAAATATTATGGAATTGGagagtttaaaaaattattgaatgaaaaaCTTGATTTACAAACTTGCAAGGTAAAACCACCGAAACAGTCAAGCGGTTGGCTATACGTTTGTTTTAGAAGCGAAGAATGTCGTCAGCGAGCAATATCTACTTTAAATGGAATTTTATGGAAAAACTGTAAGCTTTCTGCGCAG ATCGCTAAACCAGCTCCAGATccttttgtaaaaagaaaattagaagagaataaaagtaataagaaattaaaaaatgaacttTACGATCCAGATATGTCGGCTGTGGatagaattaaatttacaaCGACTCCTCTTTGGAACATGCCTTATTCCAGTCAA CTTGAATTTAAGCAAAAGGAAATGAGATCTGTGTTAATGAAAATTGGTCAGAAAATGCTTGAGGGAAACGTACATCTGTCTGAGTGGATAAATTcgcaaaagaaattatatgaaaatttgcCTTGTGAATTGAAACCTATTTTACATGCCGAAAGTACAGAAGCTTATAGAAACAAGTGTGAATTTACGATtg GTAAGAATATAGAAGGTGATAAAGTTATAATTGGATTTAGATTGTCTAGTTATGCTGCTGGTTGTACAGCAGTAGGTCCTATTGACGACCTCTGTCACATTcctaaaaatatgaaaactgCAGTAAAg aCATTAGAAGAATTTGTACAAAATTCTGGATTAGAACCTTTTAATCCAGTTGATCACAGTGGATATTGGAAACAAGTTACTGCTAGAACTAGTCGTCTCAATCAATTAATGTTAATAGTGGGAATAAATCCTCAAGATTTAACCATTGAAAGGTTAAAAGAGTTACAAAATcaattgaaagaattttttgaatCTGGAAAAGGATCCACTATAGATGTTACATCactttattttcaaacaatGGAAAATAA aagtGTCGGCAGCGAATCTAGAAACGTTCTACAGCATATAAGTGGAACtgaatatatcgaagaaattttgttagaaaagaaatttcgtaTATCACCACAAGCCTTTTTCCAAGTGAATACATTAAGTGCTGAAGTTTTATATAAAGCAGTCATCGATATGGCAGAACCAACTAACGACACTACATTATTGGATATTTGTTGCGGAACTGGAACTATAGGTTTATCTTTCTCAAag CATTGCGGTGAAGTGTTAGGAGTAGAAGTTGTATCCGATGCTATTAAAGACGCAAAACAAAATGCTGTTCAAAATGGTGTTACCAATTGTGAATTTTTTGTTGGTAAAGcagaagatattttatatcctaTTATTCAAAGGGCAACAAAATCTCGTATTGTAGCTGTGGTTGATCCACCAAGAGCTGGTATAC atcaaaaaacattattaacgttacgtAAAACGAGAAAATTGACAAGATTAGTTTATATATCTTGTGACCCTCGAGCAGCTATGAGAAATTTGATAGATCTCTCAAGACCAAGATCGAAACAATATTACGGAGAACCTTTTGTACCGATAAAAGCTATTGCCGTGGATATGTTTCCTCATACGAAACAttgtgaattaataatatgccTTGAAAGATTATCCGAAGTAACAAACTCAAATGTTAATTCTTGA
- the LOC124950361 gene encoding tRNA (uracil-5-)-methyltransferase homolog A isoform X2 — MEFYGKTIAKPAPDPFVKRKLEENKSNKKLKNELYDPDMSAVDRIKFTTTPLWNMPYSSQLEFKQKEMRSVLMKIGQKMLEGNVHLSEWINSQKKLYENLPCELKPILHAESTEAYRNKCEFTIGKNIEGDKVIIGFRLSSYAAGCTAVGPIDDLCHIPKNMKTAVKTLEEFVQNSGLEPFNPVDHSGYWKQVTARTSRLNQLMLIVGINPQDLTIERLKELQNQLKEFFESGKGSTIDVTSLYFQTMENKSVGSESRNVLQHISGTEYIEEILLEKKFRISPQAFFQVNTLSAEVLYKAVIDMAEPTNDTTLLDICCGTGTIGLSFSKHCGEVLGVEVVSDAIKDAKQNAVQNGVTNCEFFVGKAEDILYPIIQRATKSRIVAVVDPPRAGIHQKTLLTLRKTRKLTRLVYISCDPRAAMRNLIDLSRPRSKQYYGEPFVPIKAIAVDMFPHTKHCELIICLERLSEVTNSNVNS, encoded by the exons ATGGAATTTTATGGAAAAACT ATCGCTAAACCAGCTCCAGATccttttgtaaaaagaaaattagaagagaataaaagtaataagaaattaaaaaatgaacttTACGATCCAGATATGTCGGCTGTGGatagaattaaatttacaaCGACTCCTCTTTGGAACATGCCTTATTCCAGTCAA CTTGAATTTAAGCAAAAGGAAATGAGATCTGTGTTAATGAAAATTGGTCAGAAAATGCTTGAGGGAAACGTACATCTGTCTGAGTGGATAAATTcgcaaaagaaattatatgaaaatttgcCTTGTGAATTGAAACCTATTTTACATGCCGAAAGTACAGAAGCTTATAGAAACAAGTGTGAATTTACGATtg GTAAGAATATAGAAGGTGATAAAGTTATAATTGGATTTAGATTGTCTAGTTATGCTGCTGGTTGTACAGCAGTAGGTCCTATTGACGACCTCTGTCACATTcctaaaaatatgaaaactgCAGTAAAg aCATTAGAAGAATTTGTACAAAATTCTGGATTAGAACCTTTTAATCCAGTTGATCACAGTGGATATTGGAAACAAGTTACTGCTAGAACTAGTCGTCTCAATCAATTAATGTTAATAGTGGGAATAAATCCTCAAGATTTAACCATTGAAAGGTTAAAAGAGTTACAAAATcaattgaaagaattttttgaatCTGGAAAAGGATCCACTATAGATGTTACATCactttattttcaaacaatGGAAAATAA aagtGTCGGCAGCGAATCTAGAAACGTTCTACAGCATATAAGTGGAACtgaatatatcgaagaaattttgttagaaaagaaatttcgtaTATCACCACAAGCCTTTTTCCAAGTGAATACATTAAGTGCTGAAGTTTTATATAAAGCAGTCATCGATATGGCAGAACCAACTAACGACACTACATTATTGGATATTTGTTGCGGAACTGGAACTATAGGTTTATCTTTCTCAAag CATTGCGGTGAAGTGTTAGGAGTAGAAGTTGTATCCGATGCTATTAAAGACGCAAAACAAAATGCTGTTCAAAATGGTGTTACCAATTGTGAATTTTTTGTTGGTAAAGcagaagatattttatatcctaTTATTCAAAGGGCAACAAAATCTCGTATTGTAGCTGTGGTTGATCCACCAAGAGCTGGTATAC atcaaaaaacattattaacgttacgtAAAACGAGAAAATTGACAAGATTAGTTTATATATCTTGTGACCCTCGAGCAGCTATGAGAAATTTGATAGATCTCTCAAGACCAAGATCGAAACAATATTACGGAGAACCTTTTGTACCGATAAAAGCTATTGCCGTGGATATGTTTCCTCATACGAAACAttgtgaattaataatatgccTTGAAAGATTATCCGAAGTAACAAACTCAAATGTTAATTCTTGA